Proteins encoded by one window of Pseudomonas tructae:
- the bfr gene encoding bacterioferritin: MQGHPDVIDYLNTLLTGELAARDQYFIHSRMYEDWGLSKLFERINHEMEEEAQHADALMRRILMLEGTPRMRPDDLDVGTTVPDMIAADLRLEYKVRAALCKGIELCELHKDYISRDILRVQLADTEEDHTYWLEKQQGLIKSIGLENYLQSQM; encoded by the coding sequence ATGCAAGGTCACCCGGACGTAATCGATTATCTCAACACGTTGCTGACGGGCGAACTGGCGGCACGTGACCAATATTTCATTCACTCGCGGATGTACGAAGACTGGGGCTTGAGCAAGCTCTTCGAGCGTATCAACCACGAAATGGAAGAAGAGGCGCAACACGCCGATGCCCTGATGCGCCGTATCCTCATGCTCGAAGGCACCCCGCGCATGCGTCCTGACGACCTGGACGTCGGCACCACCGTGCCGGACATGATTGCCGCCGACCTGCGCCTTGAGTACAAGGTGCGCGCTGCGCTGTGCAAAGGCATTGAGCTGTGCGAGCTGCACAAGGACTACATCAGCCGTGACATCCTGCGTGTGCAACTGGCCGACACTGAAGAAGATCACACCTACTGGCTGGAAAAACAGCAGGGCCTGATCAAGTCGATCGGCCTGGAAAACTACCTGCAGTCGCAGATGTAA